Proteins encoded together in one Styela clava chromosome 12, kaStyClav1.hap1.2, whole genome shotgun sequence window:
- the LOC120330032 gene encoding uncharacterized protein LOC120330032 → MNKQFLIAFLCSTSLTVLLDIIALATTGWVTITDVTYQTSYGIYKFCRHKINKVNYNRYELYESLCQTFIPTTAGNVAATMLILAIFILIAAVALAMMTYAEKGNCDRIAAALCLVAWVLVLIGAGVYVGMVTSQIVHDRRLSGFSFGYAFGLIGVMNTLNIVSAVIGFKGATPTSN, encoded by the exons atgaataaacaatTCTTGATTGCATTCCTATGTTCAACATCACTCACGGTTCTTCTGGATATTATTGCTCTGGCTACTACTGGTTGGGTCACTATCACAGATGTTACCTATCAAACATCATATGGCATCTACAAGTTTTGCCGTCATAAAATCAACAAAGTTAATTATAATAGATATGAATTATATGAAAGTTTATGTCAAACATTCA ttccAACTACGGCTGGGAATGTGGCTGCTACAATGTTGATTTTGGCAATATTTATACTTATTGCCGCCGTGGCTCTTGCTATGATGACATATGCAGAAAAAGGAAATTGTGATCGGATTGCTGCTGCACTCTGCCTTGTTGCAT GGGTACTTGTGTTGATTGGAGCTGGAGTATACGTTGGAATGGTGACTTCACAAATTGTACATGATCGCCGTCTCTCAGGATTTTCTTTTGGGTATGCTTTCGGATTAATTGGTGTCATGAACACACTCAATATTGTTTCCGCTGTAATCGGCTTCAAAGGAGCGACTCCAACTTCAAACTAA